A genomic stretch from Bosea sp. F3-2 includes:
- a CDS encoding LLM class flavin-dependent oxidoreductase encodes MTQLSIRHIAFLTPGNYDDADPRSGLEDTLSLFEHGEALGFDSAWVRQRHLEPGISSAATFLAAATQRTRRIGLGTAVIQMGYENPFRLAEDLSLVDVLSGGRLNIGLSAGPPPFGKLLGERLFDRDPATIDFSHARVARLAANIEGEWLGEPDARIASAAGEHQPRLRPHAPGLRQRLWYGGGSLRSARWAAENGFHLLVGNLNTGEETDDFFEAQRRHIETFRAHWRGEGTPRIAVGRVIVPLDGADATTRQRYRDYAASRHARTLAPQGERRTLFTPDLVGTAAELIERLAADPILPLVDTLRLELPYNFSAEDYRQIIGDIATLVAPALGWPGGAELRGAA; translated from the coding sequence ATGACGCAGCTCTCGATCCGGCACATCGCCTTCCTGACACCGGGCAACTACGACGACGCCGACCCGCGGAGCGGGCTCGAAGACACGCTCTCACTGTTCGAACATGGGGAAGCGCTCGGATTCGACAGCGCCTGGGTGCGCCAGCGCCACCTCGAACCCGGCATCTCTTCGGCGGCGACCTTCCTCGCCGCCGCAACGCAGCGCACGCGCCGGATCGGGCTCGGCACCGCCGTCATCCAGATGGGCTACGAGAATCCGTTCAGGTTGGCGGAAGACCTCTCGCTGGTCGATGTGCTCTCGGGCGGCCGGTTGAACATCGGCCTCAGCGCCGGCCCGCCGCCCTTCGGCAAGCTCCTGGGCGAACGCCTTTTCGACAGAGATCCTGCGACGATCGACTTCTCGCATGCCCGCGTCGCCCGGCTCGCGGCGAATATCGAAGGGGAATGGCTCGGCGAACCGGACGCGCGCATCGCCTCGGCGGCTGGCGAGCACCAGCCGAGGCTGCGCCCGCACGCGCCGGGCCTGCGCCAGCGGCTCTGGTATGGCGGCGGCTCGCTGCGCTCTGCGCGCTGGGCGGCGGAGAACGGCTTCCACCTGCTGGTCGGCAACCTCAACACCGGTGAGGAGACCGATGATTTCTTCGAGGCGCAGCGGCGCCATATCGAGACGTTCCGCGCGCATTGGCGCGGTGAGGGCACACCGCGCATCGCCGTCGGCCGCGTGATCGTGCCGCTCGATGGAGCGGATGCGACGACGCGGCAGCGCTATCGCGACTACGCCGCGAGCCGGCACGCCCGCACGCTCGCCCCGCAAGGCGAGCGACGCACGCTGTTCACGCCGGACCTCGTCGGAACAGCCGCCGAGCTGATCGAACGCCTCGCCGCCGATCCGATCCTGCCGCTCGTCGATACGCTGCGGCTGGAGTTGCCCTACAACTTCAGCGCCGAGGACTATCGCCAGATCATCGGGGACATCGCTACTCTCGTCGCACCGGCGCTCGGCTGGCCCGGCGGCGCGGAGTTGAGGGGCGCGGCCTGA
- a CDS encoding ABC transporter substrate-binding protein, with translation MIPRRTLLSLLVGALSAASLPALAQQSPFDLGPEQPGRIRAEKDPAAVAAVPKSFKFVEPGVFTVGISPGGPPLATYATDAKTVVGADPDFAQLIADSLGLKLNLVPLAWADWPLGLASGKYDAVISNVGVTEQRKEKFDFSTYRQGLHGFFVKADSKIASIKEPKDAAGLSLSVGGGTNQERILVEWGKQNVAAGLKPLELQLFDDEAARLVALRAGRVDVVVQPHAQLVFVAARDKDIKRIGTLSAGWPLKSDVAITTRKGSGLVDALTLATNNLIKSGKYRQALARWGIEEEAVERSETNPPGLPKY, from the coding sequence ATGATCCCGCGACGGACGCTCCTGTCGCTGCTCGTCGGCGCGCTCAGCGCCGCGAGCCTGCCCGCCCTCGCCCAGCAATCGCCCTTTGATCTCGGCCCCGAACAGCCCGGCCGCATCCGCGCCGAGAAGGACCCGGCCGCCGTCGCGGCCGTCCCCAAGAGCTTCAAGTTCGTCGAACCCGGCGTCTTCACCGTCGGCATCAGCCCGGGCGGGCCGCCGCTCGCGACCTATGCCACGGACGCGAAGACCGTGGTCGGCGCCGATCCCGACTTCGCCCAGCTCATCGCCGACAGCCTCGGCCTGAAGCTCAATCTCGTGCCGCTCGCCTGGGCCGACTGGCCGCTCGGCCTCGCTTCCGGGAAATACGACGCCGTCATCTCGAATGTCGGCGTCACCGAGCAGCGCAAGGAGAAATTCGACTTCTCGACCTATCGCCAGGGCCTGCACGGCTTCTTCGTCAAGGCCGACAGCAAGATCGCCAGCATCAAGGAACCCAAGGACGCCGCGGGCCTCAGCCTCAGCGTCGGTGGCGGTACCAACCAGGAGCGCATCCTGGTGGAATGGGGCAAGCAGAACGTCGCGGCCGGGCTGAAGCCGCTTGAGCTGCAGCTCTTCGACGACGAGGCGGCGCGTCTCGTTGCGCTGCGTGCGGGCCGGGTCGACGTCGTCGTGCAGCCCCATGCCCAGCTCGTCTTCGTCGCCGCCCGCGACAAGGACATCAAGCGCATCGGCACGCTCAGCGCCGGCTGGCCGCTGAAATCCGACGTCGCGATCACCACGCGCAAGGGCAGCGGGCTCGTCGACGCACTGACGCTCGCGACCAACAACCTGATCAAGAGCGGGAAATACCGGCAGGCCCTCGCCCGCTGGGGCATCGAGGAGGAGGCCGTGGAGCGCTCCGAGACCAACCCACCCGGCCTGCCGAAATACTGA
- a CDS encoding DUF2891 domain-containing protein, whose protein sequence is MTTPALTEEIALRFARIALGHVRREYPNKPDHTLAGPEDARTPSELHPVFYGSYDWHSCVHSYWMLARLLRRYPKMEAANDIVALFDAQLVPEKVAVECAYLAAPTARGFKRPYGWGWLLKLAAELNGLDDGRWGRALAPLAEAFAQRLRDFLPIATYPVRVGTHFNTAFGLRMAADYADATGDGAFLTLLRETALRWYGADTDCPAWGEPSGDDFQSSALIEAECMRRLLPAERFRPWFERFLPRVAQSEPAILFKPATVTDRTDGKIAHLDGLNLSRAWCWGALAAALPEGDARRPVIADAARRHLEAGLPHIAGDYMGEHWLATFAVLAIEER, encoded by the coding sequence ATGACCACTCCCGCCCTCACCGAAGAGATCGCGCTGCGCTTCGCCCGGATCGCGCTCGGCCATGTCCGCCGGGAGTATCCGAACAAGCCGGACCACACGCTGGCCGGGCCGGAGGATGCGCGCACGCCCAGCGAGCTGCATCCCGTCTTCTACGGTAGCTATGACTGGCATTCCTGCGTGCATAGCTACTGGATGCTGGCCCGTCTGCTGCGGCGCTATCCGAAGATGGAAGCCGCCAACGACATCGTCGCGCTGTTCGACGCGCAGCTCGTTCCGGAGAAGGTCGCGGTCGAATGTGCTTATCTCGCCGCCCCGACGGCGCGCGGCTTCAAGCGACCCTATGGCTGGGGCTGGCTCCTGAAGCTCGCTGCCGAGCTGAACGGACTCGACGATGGGCGCTGGGGCAGGGCGCTGGCGCCGCTCGCGGAGGCCTTCGCCCAGCGCCTCCGCGATTTCCTGCCGATCGCGACCTATCCGGTGCGAGTGGGTACGCATTTCAATACCGCCTTCGGATTGCGGATGGCGGCCGACTATGCGGATGCGACCGGGGACGGCGCATTCCTGACACTGCTGCGCGAGACGGCGCTGCGCTGGTATGGTGCGGATACCGACTGCCCGGCCTGGGGCGAGCCGAGCGGCGACGACTTCCAGTCCTCGGCGCTGATCGAGGCGGAATGCATGCGCCGGTTGCTGCCGGCGGAGCGCTTCCGGCCCTGGTTCGAGCGCTTCCTGCCGCGCGTGGCGCAGAGCGAGCCGGCCATTCTGTTCAAGCCTGCGACCGTCACCGATCGGACCGACGGCAAGATTGCGCATCTCGACGGGCTCAATCTCAGCCGCGCCTGGTGCTGGGGCGCGCTCGCCGCGGCCCTGCCGGAAGGTGATGCGCGGCGCCCTGTCATCGCGGACGCCGCACGGCGGCATCTCGAAGCCGGGCTGCCGCATATCGCCGGCGACTACATGGGCGAGCACTGGCTCGCCACCTTCGCCGTGCTCGCCATCGAGGAGCGCTAG